One region of Rhodothermaceae bacterium genomic DNA includes:
- a CDS encoding CDP-alcohol phosphatidyltransferase family protein, which produces MFRIGSPVWYLFKCDFVPRDLNCAILSSFSMQGPYWTLANLLSISRVPLSGAAAVVIFTDGPVIWSLALILAAGLTDLLDGQVARRTNTVSEWGKILDPAADKISAALLGIALVWKSLLPFWVLGAIILRDFLIVMGGFFLTRYLGHVQMSNLPGKIAATAIGITFILALLKADQIVMDIAIWATIGLLGLSLLIYAARLFGLRNRSN; this is translated from the coding sequence ATGTTTCGGATTGGATCACCGGTATGGTACCTTTTTAAGTGTGATTTCGTACCACGCGATCTTAACTGCGCAATCTTGTCATCCTTCTCCATGCAGGGGCCCTACTGGACATTGGCCAACCTACTCAGTATCTCTCGTGTCCCACTTTCTGGCGCGGCGGCAGTGGTTATTTTTACGGATGGGCCCGTAATCTGGAGCCTGGCCTTGATTCTTGCAGCCGGGCTTACGGACTTGCTTGATGGCCAGGTTGCTCGCCGCACAAACACCGTATCCGAGTGGGGCAAGATCCTGGATCCGGCTGCAGATAAGATCTCTGCCGCTCTGCTGGGGATTGCACTCGTGTGGAAAAGCTTGCTGCCTTTCTGGGTTCTGGGAGCAATCATTCTGCGCGATTTTCTGATTGTAATGGGCGGGTTCTTTCTAACGCGTTATCTCGGACATGTGCAAATGAGCAACCTTCCCGGCAAGATTGCAGCAACTGCAATTGGAATCACATTTATTCTTGCACTTTTGAAGGCAGATCAAATCGTTATGGATATAGCGATATGGGCAACCATCGGGCTTCTTGGGCTCTCGCTCTTAATTTATGCGGCTCGACTTTTCGGCCTACGAAATCGCTCCAATTAA
- the ftsY gene encoding signal recognition particle-docking protein FtsY gives MRFSKSSPTQDQDRLESGLKKTRDGLFGKIGRLIKGKRKIDESVLDGIEEALITSDVGVNTTLEIVSRIEKRAARDRYTSSDELRTLINQEIAELLEKNLPARPADFDAPLKNHPHVIMVVGVNGVGKTTTIGKLAWRYTQAGRSVLIGAGDTFRAAAIEQLEIWTNRAQADIIKQSHGADPAAVAFDTVQSAVHRSADVAIIDTAGRLHTKTGLMDELAKIKRVMGRQLAGAPHEVLLVLDATIGQNALRQAQEFTRSVDVTGLVVTKLDGSAKGGIIIGISNEFKVPVKYIGVGEGLEDLQIFNRDHFVKALSIV, from the coding sequence ATGAGGTTCAGTAAAAGCTCACCGACTCAGGACCAAGATCGCCTGGAATCTGGACTGAAAAAAACCCGGGATGGCCTCTTCGGAAAGATCGGCCGTCTCATCAAAGGGAAACGTAAGATTGACGAATCCGTGCTGGATGGCATTGAGGAAGCTCTGATCACCAGTGATGTGGGGGTCAATACCACCCTAGAAATTGTCAGTCGGATTGAGAAAAGAGCGGCGCGAGACCGATACACCTCATCCGACGAGCTACGGACGCTGATTAACCAGGAAATTGCCGAACTCCTTGAAAAAAATCTGCCCGCACGCCCTGCAGATTTTGATGCTCCGCTCAAGAACCATCCCCATGTGATCATGGTGGTCGGTGTCAACGGTGTGGGAAAAACTACAACCATAGGAAAGCTTGCATGGCGTTACACGCAGGCAGGCCGAAGTGTGCTCATTGGCGCCGGGGATACCTTCCGGGCAGCAGCGATTGAGCAGCTTGAGATCTGGACCAATCGCGCACAGGCTGACATCATCAAACAATCACACGGAGCGGATCCCGCAGCCGTCGCATTCGACACGGTCCAATCAGCAGTTCATCGCTCCGCGGACGTCGCTATTATTGACACTGCAGGTCGCCTGCATACCAAAACGGGGCTCATGGATGAGCTTGCAAAAATAAAACGTGTCATGGGCCGCCAACTCGCTGGGGCGCCTCATGAAGTGCTCCTGGTACTGGATGCCACGATCGGACAGAATGCACTGCGGCAGGCCCAGGAATTTACACGGAGCGTAGATGTGACCGGCCTGGTTGTCACAAAGCTGGATGGCTCCGCCAAAGGGGGCATTATTATCGGCATCTCGAATGAGTTCAAAGTGCCTGTCAAGTATATCGGAGTAGGAGAGGGACTGGAAGATCTGCAGATCTTTAATCGGGATCATTTCGTGAAAGCCTTGTCCATCGTATGA
- a CDS encoding methionyl-tRNA formyltransferase translates to MRVVFMGTPDFAVPSLRALVENGYRPVAVVTGPDRPRGRGRKLQPTAVKQAAQRFGIKTLIQPESVKDPAFAAQINDLNCDLQIIVAFRILPPEVFTCAKLGAFNLHASLLPKFRGAAPINRALMAGVTETGVTTFFLKPAVDTGNIILQWPTVVPTDETAGSLHDRLAKLGARAVLETTRRIATGNVQGCPQDNSLATAAPKIFRDDCRIRWTDSADQVHNHCRGLSPYPGAWTPWKSGTLKILGSRVTEGTGSPGTVLRSDGHIVVACKTGAISITHLQAPGQRVLAAKDFLNGHPIVPGSHLSGQR, encoded by the coding sequence ATGCGAGTAGTCTTTATGGGGACTCCCGATTTTGCTGTACCCTCACTGAGGGCGCTGGTAGAGAATGGCTACCGACCTGTTGCTGTAGTTACCGGGCCGGATCGCCCGCGCGGACGAGGCCGCAAACTTCAACCAACCGCCGTCAAGCAAGCCGCACAGCGTTTTGGTATCAAGACCCTCATTCAACCGGAGTCCGTAAAAGATCCTGCGTTTGCAGCTCAGATCAATGACCTCAATTGTGATCTCCAGATCATCGTTGCATTCCGGATTCTGCCTCCTGAAGTATTCACATGTGCAAAGCTCGGAGCATTTAACCTTCACGCTTCTCTGTTGCCTAAATTTCGAGGAGCTGCTCCAATCAACAGAGCGCTGATGGCCGGAGTGACTGAAACCGGGGTAACGACTTTTTTTCTGAAGCCTGCGGTCGATACAGGGAATATTATCCTTCAATGGCCAACCGTCGTTCCGACAGATGAGACCGCGGGAAGCCTGCATGATCGACTCGCAAAACTTGGGGCACGTGCCGTTTTGGAAACAACCCGGCGAATTGCCACCGGAAATGTACAGGGGTGTCCACAGGATAATTCACTTGCAACTGCCGCTCCGAAAATTTTTCGGGATGATTGCCGTATTCGTTGGACCGATTCGGCGGACCAGGTCCATAACCACTGCCGCGGCCTCTCCCCCTACCCTGGCGCCTGGACTCCGTGGAAATCAGGAACCCTGAAGATTCTGGGAAGCCGTGTTACAGAGGGAACAGGGAGCCCGGGGACCGTACTCAGATCGGATGGCCACATCGTGGTTGCCTGCAAGACTGGAGCAATTTCCATCACACACCTACAAGCTCCGGGGCAACGGGTTCTTGCAGCGAAGGACTTCCTGAATGGACATCCGATCGTGCCGGGATCGCACCTATCAGGCCAGAGATAA
- a CDS encoding Rieske 2Fe-2S domain-containing protein, translating to MTNSISPFPEGWYFVASHKHLLKEKLIRKTWMGEEIVVWCDDKGRVCVADAFCPHLGADLGPESGGMVRDGCLVCPFHGFEFEVSGRCSATPYAPPPKTARLKVYETRDINGIVFAWWGLDGRPPQWYLPESPESEGRWSELAFKTIRFPGHPQETTENSVDLAHLRYVHGYDNVYRFEPLAVDGAYLRSSFDFIRAQNVAGVKIHFDVTAKAQIYGFGYSNVKIHEKSIDMHINFYVLATPVDGKHIDLVLASQVQQMRKPKRAIVGLRFLPQNIRTGLMNRFILLMQEKDVRDDVYIWRNKRYIPQPRLCKSDGEIGKFRRYCKQFYS from the coding sequence ATGACTAACAGTATATCCCCATTTCCAGAGGGTTGGTATTTCGTGGCCAGTCACAAGCACCTACTGAAGGAGAAGCTGATTCGAAAAACCTGGATGGGCGAAGAAATTGTCGTTTGGTGTGATGATAAAGGTCGTGTGTGTGTGGCAGATGCATTTTGCCCACACCTGGGAGCAGATCTGGGGCCAGAATCTGGCGGCATGGTGCGTGACGGTTGTCTCGTATGCCCGTTTCATGGGTTTGAGTTTGAAGTCAGCGGTAGATGTTCCGCGACGCCGTATGCCCCGCCCCCCAAGACTGCACGGCTAAAGGTGTACGAGACGAGAGACATCAATGGAATCGTCTTTGCCTGGTGGGGGCTCGATGGACGCCCTCCACAGTGGTATCTTCCAGAGAGCCCCGAAAGTGAGGGCCGGTGGAGTGAACTGGCATTTAAGACGATTCGGTTTCCAGGTCATCCTCAAGAAACCACGGAGAATTCGGTTGATTTAGCTCATCTGCGGTACGTGCACGGCTACGATAATGTCTATCGGTTTGAACCGCTTGCAGTGGATGGTGCTTACCTCAGGAGCAGTTTTGATTTCATACGTGCTCAGAATGTAGCTGGGGTAAAGATTCATTTTGATGTGACTGCAAAAGCGCAAATCTATGGGTTTGGATACTCAAACGTGAAGATCCACGAGAAGTCCATTGATATGCACATCAATTTTTATGTGCTAGCAACTCCTGTAGACGGGAAGCACATTGATTTGGTACTGGCCAGCCAGGTACAGCAGATGCGTAAACCAAAACGGGCAATTGTTGGTCTGCGATTTCTACCTCAGAATATTCGAACCGGTCTCATGAACAGATTCATCCTACTTATGCAAGAGAAGGATGTGAGGGATGATGTCTATATCTGGCGGAATAAGCGATATATTCCGCAGCCGCGGCTATGTAAGTCGGACGGTGAAATTGGAAAATTCCGACGCTACTGCAAGCAATTTTATTCATAA
- a CDS encoding cytochrome P450, with protein MSENNTSSEISLAEELILLTLDEKTGYLEIVPGWEFSCVMAGAIIADLALKGRIDTDLESLYLIDAAPTGDKLLDVTLQDIATSNKVRDAQFWIEKNANRVDDVVSTSFDRLVDRGVLVRESGEFFGLARSVSRSGLYPYLGSSRREAKARILDVILHDTLPDPRDAILIALLHACGGFKILLEEEDYEESLERIELVSKLDLLGRTVATAVQNSAVQPRRKAPKTKPIPKIGFLEIFKHRDFLRGYIPRGLHRLHSQHGSVIKLPYKMQGFPTYLMTGAEANHWINKNGRFYFRSKEYIKDFENAFGSTRTLPGLDGADHYRMRKGLKGVYSRSAIGCRLPEMYYHSRRSMSKWKEGDELPVMDTLRSYMSDQVSHLVYNVDCSHFSDELLDFQHRALIVHTMNAFPKFMIKTRKMKRYRKRVAEFQEMIISSHTPGQRKGQPMDIADGYLELHKNDPQFVSETDLTFSFVAGMVASIYLGSGISLALYCMIRNPEIHDAIYQEAEKLFGNGRTPEDQDFCPRNTDITLRLMMEATRMYPVIPWQVRAVVNRCVFDGYEIPSRSRVLIGHTATHYNSDYFKDPYKFDIDRYLPERSEHTQPGAYMPYGLGTHTCLGRRYTDLQIAVNLMLIAYHFKLEILPKEGEIKINPLPNCHPRKYLKFRVAEIRNPIPTA; from the coding sequence ATGAGCGAAAACAACACCTCGTCTGAGATCAGTCTTGCCGAAGAATTGATCCTTCTGACATTGGATGAAAAGACTGGTTACCTGGAGATCGTGCCCGGTTGGGAGTTCTCGTGTGTTATGGCTGGAGCGATCATTGCCGATCTTGCACTTAAGGGCCGGATTGATACAGATCTGGAGTCGCTCTACCTGATTGATGCCGCTCCGACAGGAGATAAACTGCTTGATGTTACACTCCAAGATATTGCCACGTCCAACAAAGTTCGCGATGCGCAATTTTGGATTGAGAAAAACGCAAATCGGGTTGATGACGTAGTCTCTACTTCGTTCGACCGCCTAGTAGACCGGGGAGTTCTTGTTCGCGAGTCTGGCGAATTTTTTGGCTTGGCTCGCTCGGTTTCACGATCGGGTCTCTATCCATATTTAGGTTCGTCAAGACGTGAAGCGAAGGCAAGAATTCTGGATGTGATCTTACATGACACTCTTCCAGATCCTCGGGATGCGATTCTTATCGCATTACTTCATGCGTGTGGCGGGTTCAAGATCCTGCTTGAAGAGGAAGACTACGAAGAGTCTCTAGAGAGAATCGAATTGGTATCCAAGCTAGATCTTCTGGGACGAACGGTCGCTACAGCAGTGCAGAATAGTGCTGTCCAACCTAGGCGAAAAGCCCCGAAAACCAAACCTATTCCAAAAATTGGATTCCTTGAAATCTTTAAGCACCGAGACTTTCTCAGGGGATATATTCCGCGGGGGCTGCATCGGCTTCATTCTCAACATGGTTCGGTAATTAAACTACCGTATAAGATGCAGGGGTTTCCCACGTACCTTATGACGGGAGCAGAAGCAAACCATTGGATCAACAAAAACGGTCGATTTTATTTTCGCTCGAAGGAATATATCAAAGACTTTGAAAACGCATTTGGTTCTACAAGAACTCTACCGGGCTTGGACGGTGCTGACCATTATAGGATGCGCAAGGGCTTGAAGGGGGTCTATTCTCGTTCTGCGATTGGATGTAGGCTGCCAGAAATGTACTATCACAGCAGGAGATCCATGAGCAAATGGAAGGAAGGAGATGAGTTGCCCGTCATGGATACACTGAGATCGTACATGAGTGATCAGGTCTCACATTTGGTCTACAATGTGGACTGTTCACATTTCTCAGACGAACTGCTGGATTTTCAGCATCGTGCTTTGATCGTGCACACCATGAATGCATTCCCCAAATTCATGATCAAAACGCGAAAAATGAAGCGCTATAGAAAGCGTGTGGCTGAATTTCAGGAGATGATCATTTCATCTCACACTCCTGGGCAGCGTAAAGGCCAACCAATGGATATTGCCGATGGGTATCTGGAACTTCACAAGAATGATCCTCAGTTTGTGTCAGAAACAGATTTGACCTTCTCGTTTGTTGCAGGCATGGTTGCAAGCATTTATCTGGGTTCGGGGATTTCACTCGCACTCTACTGCATGATTCGAAACCCGGAAATCCACGATGCCATTTACCAGGAAGCGGAGAAGCTTTTTGGGAACGGACGAACGCCCGAAGATCAAGATTTCTGTCCCAGAAACACGGACATAACTCTACGTCTCATGATGGAGGCTACTCGCATGTATCCCGTGATTCCATGGCAGGTGAGAGCCGTTGTGAATCGGTGCGTTTTTGACGGATATGAAATACCCTCGAGGTCACGAGTTCTGATCGGTCATACCGCAACTCATTACAACAGTGATTATTTCAAGGATCCCTACAAGTTCGATATAGACCGCTATTTACCCGAGCGATCAGAGCATACACAGCCTGGTGCCTACATGCCATATGGTTTGGGTACACACACCTGTCTTGGACGCCGTTATACGGACCTTCAGATTGCCGTAAACCTCATGCTCATTGCCTACCACTTTAAACTGGAGATTCTACCCAAAGAGGGGGAAATCAAAATCAATCCGCTTCCGAACTGTCATCCCCGAAAATACCTCAAGTTTCGTGTCGCCGAAATCAGAAACCCGATTCCCACCGCATGA
- a CDS encoding methyltransferase domain-containing protein — MPWKLSKRLRDAYREGNVARRVQDFEGWMERATPEAVNSGDYDHTKLVKDYYDLYSELMTWSWGESLHFAPLAPHETLEDSKTRHQRLMIDKLDLKQGMTVVDVGCGIGGPMRRVVREAGVQVVGINNNTIQLEKAKRLNAEAGIDHMVDYLACSFMNMNGIEDNTFDGGYAIESTCYAPDKKRAFEEIFRVLKPGALFWGQEMCLTDKFDPNDSRHCDLKHDLQRDLALKDIATFGEVNQALEAVGFHIIEGMDREVSGEGTTPWYQPMESRHGMLGNVLFRLPKGRRMIVAGSKLAEMVGLFPKGSAEVFRSLDQAADAYVEGGKTGIFTPLYCFLARKPH, encoded by the coding sequence ATGCCGTGGAAGCTATCGAAAAGGCTCAGGGATGCGTACCGGGAGGGCAATGTCGCCCGTCGCGTGCAAGACTTTGAAGGTTGGATGGAGCGAGCGACGCCCGAAGCCGTTAATTCAGGCGATTACGACCACACCAAGCTGGTCAAGGACTACTACGATCTTTACAGCGAGCTAATGACATGGAGTTGGGGTGAATCCCTGCACTTCGCACCCCTCGCTCCACATGAGACCTTGGAGGATTCCAAAACCCGCCATCAACGATTGATGATCGACAAGCTGGACCTGAAGCAGGGTATGACGGTGGTTGATGTCGGTTGTGGAATCGGTGGCCCGATGCGTCGTGTCGTTCGCGAGGCCGGTGTTCAAGTTGTTGGGATTAACAACAACACAATCCAGCTGGAAAAAGCGAAAAGATTGAATGCTGAGGCTGGGATTGATCACATGGTTGATTATTTGGCCTGCAGCTTCATGAATATGAACGGTATTGAAGACAATACCTTTGACGGGGGTTATGCCATTGAGTCAACGTGCTATGCCCCGGATAAAAAAAGGGCGTTTGAAGAGATATTCCGCGTGCTGAAACCTGGCGCTCTGTTCTGGGGGCAGGAGATGTGTCTGACGGATAAGTTTGATCCGAATGATAGTCGGCACTGTGATCTTAAGCACGACCTCCAGCGCGACCTCGCACTAAAGGATATCGCTACGTTCGGGGAAGTGAATCAAGCGCTTGAAGCAGTGGGGTTCCACATTATTGAAGGGATGGACCGCGAAGTATCAGGGGAAGGGACCACACCATGGTATCAGCCCATGGAGAGTCGACATGGGATGTTGGGAAACGTCTTGTTCAGGCTTCCAAAGGGCCGTAGAATGATAGTTGCAGGATCGAAGTTGGCCGAGATGGTTGGGTTGTTTCCAAAGGGTTCCGCAGAAGTCTTCCGATCCTTGGACCAAGCCGCCGATGCCTATGTCGAAGGCGGAAAAACCGGTATCTTCACGCCGCTGTATTGTTTCTTGGCACGCAAACCCCATTAG
- a CDS encoding efflux RND transporter periplasmic adaptor subunit translates to MGRRRSFLVAGITLVGCVAIAATLIARRPETARQAVPPRAPFVTTDSVTSGEGPIPIYGGGTVRPYAEVNVTAEISGRIVWVNPVFQSGGLVSSGEILFRIDDADYLGRVDRAHANVAAQELELMRVKEESSIAKTQFERWENEGNTEQPSPLALWEPQLAAAQAALNRDQAELVEAELHLSRVAIKSPFTAAVLSESVTVGQFVAPGQNVGRIYSIDTVEVVVPLPDESAALIPGLWGLRPSAQNKRASARVIAKYGERHYLWTGYVDRAEAALKKQTRTIEVVIRVPNPFTAGSDLNTEDFTQSNSIPPLLIGKFVNVEIDGAIPDQYFRVRRSALKPDAEVWVVRNDVLNRVPVQVLQRSEDEVFLIGSLEAGQQVVVSGIQAAIDGMAVRTQL, encoded by the coding sequence ATGGGCAGAAGACGTAGCTTTTTGGTTGCCGGTATTACCCTTGTCGGGTGTGTGGCTATTGCCGCTACTCTCATCGCTCGAAGACCTGAAACTGCCCGCCAGGCTGTTCCCCCACGTGCCCCGTTTGTAACTACCGATTCCGTTACGAGTGGAGAGGGACCAATCCCGATATATGGCGGAGGTACTGTACGCCCATATGCAGAAGTGAATGTGACAGCGGAAATTTCCGGCAGAATCGTGTGGGTGAATCCTGTCTTCCAAAGTGGAGGACTAGTGTCCTCAGGTGAGATTCTATTTCGAATTGATGATGCAGATTACTTGGGTAGAGTAGACAGGGCACACGCCAATGTAGCCGCTCAAGAACTTGAGTTAATGCGTGTGAAGGAAGAATCCAGTATTGCGAAGACACAGTTCGAGAGGTGGGAAAATGAGGGGAATACTGAACAACCCAGCCCCTTAGCGTTGTGGGAACCCCAACTAGCAGCTGCTCAGGCCGCGCTGAACAGGGACCAGGCTGAGCTCGTCGAAGCCGAATTGCATCTTTCCAGAGTCGCCATTAAAAGTCCCTTTACGGCCGCGGTTTTGAGCGAGTCTGTTACAGTAGGACAGTTCGTGGCACCAGGCCAAAATGTTGGACGCATATATAGTATTGATACGGTTGAGGTAGTGGTACCACTTCCAGACGAAAGTGCGGCACTGATTCCTGGACTCTGGGGATTGAGACCAAGCGCCCAAAACAAACGGGCTTCCGCTCGTGTAATCGCAAAGTATGGCGAACGGCATTATTTGTGGACGGGTTATGTCGATCGTGCGGAAGCGGCGCTGAAAAAGCAGACACGCACAATTGAAGTGGTCATTCGTGTACCCAATCCGTTCACAGCTGGATCAGACCTGAACACGGAAGACTTCACGCAGTCGAACAGCATCCCACCTCTTCTGATCGGTAAGTTTGTGAACGTCGAAATTGACGGAGCAATTCCAGACCAGTATTTCAGGGTACGGCGATCAGCTCTCAAACCGGATGCTGAGGTATGGGTTGTGCGCAACGATGTACTGAACCGCGTTCCTGTACAAGTGCTGCAGCGCTCAGAGGATGAGGTTTTTCTTATTGGATCCCTTGAGGCAGGACAACAAGTTGTTGTGAGTGGAATCCAAGCAGCCATTGATGGGATGGCAGTACGGACCCAATTATAA